GTAGTAAATTAAATGTATAACATGGGAGATTTATGCGAATAGCAATATTGGGTGGTACTTATAATCCTGTTCATGTTGGGCATATGTTTTTAGCAAAAGAGATAGAGCATTTTTTAAATGTTGATAAAATACTATTCATTCCTACTCATAAACCTGTTCATAAGTGTGTTGAAAATATTAGTGTTAAAGATAGAATTGCGATGCTTAAGTTGGCCGTACAACATGAAAATAATATGTTTATCGATGAATGCGATATTATAAATGGCGGAATAACTTATACTGTTGATACCATTGCTTGTATTAGGAATAAATATGTTCATGATGATATTTATTTGGTAATTGGAGATGATCTTTTTGAGAGTTTTGATTCATGGAAAAATCCAGAAAAAATAATCGACTCTGTTAATCTTGTGGTGGTTCACAGAATTTACAGTGAAAGATTAGTTAGTCGGTTTAAACATACCTATATTGATAATAGAATATTTTCTATTTCTTCTTCAGAAATTAGAAGTAGAATTGAGCAAGGATTACCTGTCGATTATTTGCTTCCCTTTGATGTTTTGCAATATATTAAGAGTAATAATTTATATGTTAAAGGTAAATAATTGAGAAAAGAATTATTTTTTTTAGTTTTAATTATTTTAATAGTTCTTGGTATTGTGATTTTTTTTGTTGATAGTTCTAAAAGAGAGCAAATATATTTTGAATTGAATACTAAGAGTAATATTAGTTTTTTATTTCTTATAGAAGATGATAATGACAATCTTTTAAGTATGCAAGAGATTTTTATTAATATAAAAACAGGAAATGTTGGATTTTTAGATATTCCTGTTTATACAGGTTATGAGGATTTAAAGGGAAATGTATCTTGGTTTGAAGATTTATATAAAAAGAATAGCTTTAATGAATTTTTGTCTAAAGTATCTAGACAGTTGAATCATGAACCCGATTATTATATTTGTTTTAAAAAGAGTAATTTTGTGAAATTTGTTGACTATATTGGTGGAGTTCGTCTTCTTGTTAAAAATCCTGTTAAAATATACAGTTTAGTACGTCCTATATTAATACCTTCTGGTAATTCTGTTTTTGATGGGGATAAATCTTATGATTATTTAAGTTATTTCAGAGATATTTCTTCTTACGATGAAAGATTTGAGTTTTTTAAGGAATTTTTTAAGAAAATCTTGACACAATTTTCTGATTTTAAAGAAGAGTATGATTATTTTTCTAAAATGTATTTCATGTTAGATACGGATCTTTCTGAAACTGTGTTTAAATATATTCTTGCTAATTATAAAATAAATAATGAGAAATTTATTTTTATCAATATTAAAGGGCAAGAGGAAACATTTAAGGATAATAATGATAATTTAATAAAAGTTGTTTTTCCTTATTATGGGGGAGCGGTTCTTAAGGAATCGATAGAAAATTTAAATAGAGATTTAATGGGTGAAACTAGAAATGAAGAGGTGATTAAAGTTATTGTTTTAAATGGCACTAAGACTGCTGGACTTGCAAGGAATGCGGCGGATATTTTTAAATCTTTAAAATTTAAGGTTGTAAGGTTTGGTAATGCAGATAGGCATAATTATTCTCATACTTTGATAATAAATAATTCAGATAATTTAGAGATCGCCATTAAGGTTGGGGATGTAATTGGAGCAAGAAACATTAAACCAATTTCTGAGTTTCGTGTAGATACTTTAGGACTTGATGTGCCTGATATGAGTCCTGATGTAATAATCATTTTGGGAGATGATTTTGATGGAAGATATGTTAAAAATAGATGATGTTAAGAAATTATGTAAGATTATATCTGATTTTGGCGGAATTGATGTTTTAGGTATTAATGTTGGTTCTGTTTGTAATTGGGCTGATTTTTTTATTATTGTTTCATGTTCATCATTTAAGCAAATGGAAGCTTTGTATGCCGAAAGATTAATAACATTTTTTAAGGAAAAGGATTTTAATTATTGTATTCAGGGTAAAGGTTTTGTTCATGATTGGACAATTATTTCATGTGAAGGGTTAGTTGTACATTTAATGAGTGAAAAGGCCAGAGAATATTATGAACTTGAAAAGATATGGGATCAGGGAAAAATTATTTATCCTTGAGAGTTATTTAATTAAAAAAAATAAAAATATCGCAAGAATTATTTACAAAAAATTAAAAATATTCTAGATTTAAAACATGTATTTTAGGGAGGCCTAGGAGTGAATATTACAGACGTAAGAATTAGGAGAGTTGATAATAAAAATCCCGGTTCGAAGCTATTGGCATATGTGACAGTTACTTTTGATGATTGTTTAGTTTTGCATAATATCAGGGTTATTAGGGGGCAAAAAGGTGTTTTTATTGTTATGCCTAATAGAAGAACTAAGGTCGGAGAGTATAAAGACATTGTACATCCTATTAATCAAAATTTTAGAGAGATTTTGCAAAGTGCTATTTTTAAAGAATATGTGAAGGAAAATCCTTCAAGTCTTGAACTTGAATTAGGCTAATAAATATTATTGACAAAGTGTATTGTATTTTGTATCCTTTTGACTTATGGATAATTAAGTATTTGGGACGTGGACAAGTGGTAAGTCACCTGGTTTTGGTCCAGGCATTCGAGGGTTCGAATCCTTCCG
This portion of the Borrelia turicatae 91E135 genome encodes:
- the nadD gene encoding nicotinate (nicotinamide) nucleotide adenylyltransferase, translating into MRIAILGGTYNPVHVGHMFLAKEIEHFLNVDKILFIPTHKPVHKCVENISVKDRIAMLKLAVQHENNMFIDECDIINGGITYTVDTIACIRNKYVHDDIYLVIGDDLFESFDSWKNPEKIIDSVNLVVVHRIYSERLVSRFKHTYIDNRIFSISSSEIRSRIEQGLPVDYLLPFDVLQYIKSNNLYVKGK
- a CDS encoding LCP family protein, yielding MRKELFFLVLIILIVLGIVIFFVDSSKREQIYFELNTKSNISFLFLIEDDNDNLLSMQEIFINIKTGNVGFLDIPVYTGYEDLKGNVSWFEDLYKKNSFNEFLSKVSRQLNHEPDYYICFKKSNFVKFVDYIGGVRLLVKNPVKIYSLVRPILIPSGNSVFDGDKSYDYLSYFRDISSYDERFEFFKEFFKKILTQFSDFKEEYDYFSKMYFMLDTDLSETVFKYILANYKINNEKFIFINIKGQEETFKDNNDNLIKVVFPYYGGAVLKESIENLNRDLMGETRNEEVIKVIVLNGTKTAGLARNAADIFKSLKFKVVRFGNADRHNYSHTLIINNSDNLEIAIKVGDVIGARNIKPISEFRVDTLGLDVPDMSPDVIIILGDDFDGRYVKNR
- the rsfS gene encoding ribosome silencing factor; this translates as MEDMLKIDDVKKLCKIISDFGGIDVLGINVGSVCNWADFFIIVSCSSFKQMEALYAERLITFFKEKDFNYCIQGKGFVHDWTIISCEGLVVHLMSEKAREYYELEKIWDQGKIIYP
- the spoVG gene encoding septation regulator SpoVG gives rise to the protein MNITDVRIRRVDNKNPGSKLLAYVTVTFDDCLVLHNIRVIRGQKGVFIVMPNRRTKVGEYKDIVHPINQNFREILQSAIFKEYVKENPSSLELELG